The proteins below come from a single Serratia fonticola genomic window:
- the bglF gene encoding PTS beta-glucoside transporter subunit IIABC, protein MKYQELASEILAGVGGRDNVKSLVHCATRLRFKLQEHGKADAEALKKNPGVIMVVESGGQFQVVVGNHVGEVYNALNAQLGAGEETPANAQEEKKENLLSRFIDVVSGIFTPLLGVMAASGILKGFLALSLACGWLLESSGTYKLLFASSDALFYFLPIMLGYTAGKKFGGNVFVTMAIGGALTHPLMMGAFEAAQLPGAQPEYFLGIPITFINYSSSVIPIIFAAWVSCRLEPLFNRVLHSALRNFVTPLLCLVITVPLTFLLIGPAATWLSLMLANGYQAIYAFNPIVAGAFMGAAWQVCVIFGLHWGLIPLMLNNMSVFGRDTLSPLLLPAVMGQVGATLGVMLRTRDAKLRVMAGSAVTAGIFGITEPAVYGVTLPNKRPFIFGCIGGALGGAVIGYFHTATYSFGLVSIFTFAQIIPAGGFDATVLGAIAGTLVSFVFAAIASYLFGIVPPAEQPAEAAPAPAPQASLNRKQQVTSPIAGDIIPLEQVQDATFASGLLGKGVAIMPHQGRVVAPVNGCVVSLFKTKHAIGIESDEGAEVLIHVGIDTVKLNGLHFTAHIKEGDRVKQGDLLIEFDQEAIRAAGFDTTTPIIISNSDDYVDVLTSGQSPVQEQAPLLTLLR, encoded by the coding sequence ATGAAATATCAGGAATTAGCCAGTGAGATCTTGGCCGGCGTCGGTGGCCGCGACAATGTGAAAAGCCTGGTGCATTGCGCCACCCGTCTGCGTTTTAAACTGCAAGAACACGGTAAGGCGGATGCGGAGGCGCTGAAGAAAAACCCGGGCGTCATCATGGTCGTGGAAAGCGGTGGCCAGTTTCAGGTGGTGGTAGGTAACCACGTCGGGGAGGTTTATAACGCCTTGAATGCGCAGCTTGGCGCGGGTGAGGAAACGCCTGCCAACGCACAAGAAGAAAAAAAGGAAAATCTGCTCAGCCGCTTTATCGACGTGGTTTCCGGCATTTTTACTCCGTTGCTCGGGGTGATGGCGGCTTCGGGGATCCTCAAAGGCTTTCTGGCGTTGAGCTTGGCCTGTGGTTGGCTGTTGGAGAGTAGTGGCACCTACAAGCTGCTGTTTGCGTCGAGTGACGCGCTGTTCTATTTCTTACCGATCATGCTGGGTTACACCGCTGGTAAGAAATTTGGCGGCAACGTTTTTGTCACCATGGCTATTGGTGGGGCGTTGACGCATCCGTTGATGATGGGGGCTTTTGAGGCGGCTCAGCTTCCGGGTGCCCAGCCGGAGTATTTCCTCGGTATCCCTATCACCTTTATCAACTACAGCTCGTCGGTTATTCCGATCATTTTTGCCGCCTGGGTGTCCTGCCGCCTGGAGCCGCTATTTAACCGCGTGTTGCACAGTGCATTGCGTAATTTCGTGACGCCGTTGCTGTGCCTGGTGATCACCGTGCCGCTCACCTTCCTGCTGATTGGCCCGGCGGCTACCTGGCTGAGTCTGATGCTGGCCAACGGCTATCAGGCCATCTATGCCTTTAACCCGATCGTGGCCGGTGCCTTTATGGGCGCGGCCTGGCAGGTCTGTGTCATCTTCGGCCTGCATTGGGGGCTGATACCGCTGATGCTCAACAATATGAGCGTATTTGGGCGCGACACCCTGTCTCCACTGCTGCTGCCTGCGGTGATGGGGCAAGTGGGGGCCACGTTGGGTGTGATGCTGCGTACCCGCGATGCCAAGCTGCGGGTGATGGCGGGTTCTGCCGTTACCGCCGGTATCTTCGGTATTACCGAGCCTGCGGTGTACGGGGTCACGCTGCCAAACAAACGGCCATTTATTTTCGGCTGTATCGGCGGGGCGTTGGGTGGTGCGGTGATCGGTTACTTCCACACGGCAACCTACTCGTTTGGTTTGGTCAGTATTTTCACCTTTGCCCAGATCATTCCGGCGGGCGGCTTTGATGCGACGGTCCTGGGGGCGATTGCCGGTACCTTGGTGTCGTTTGTGTTTGCGGCCATTGCCAGCTATCTGTTCGGCATCGTACCGCCAGCGGAACAACCGGCTGAAGCGGCACCAGCCCCAGCTCCACAGGCATCGCTCAACCGTAAGCAGCAGGTGACCAGCCCGATTGCTGGCGACATCATCCCGTTGGAACAGGTTCAGGATGCCACCTTTGCCAGCGGCCTGCTGGGTAAAGGCGTGGCCATTATGCCGCACCAGGGCCGTGTGGTGGCCCCAGTCAATGGCTGTGTGGTATCGCTGTTCAAAACCAAGCACGCCATCGGCATTGAATCGGATGAGGGCGCCGAGGTGCTCATCCACGTGGGTATCGATACCGTCAAGCTTAACGGCCTGCATTTTACCGCCCACATCAAAGAGGGCGATCGCGTTAAACAGGGCGATCTGCTGATCGAGTTTGACCAAGAGGCGATCCGTGCCGCGGGCTTTGATACCACCACACCGATCATCATCAGCAATAGCGACGACTATGTCGATGTGCTTACCAGCGGCCAAAGCCCGGTGCAGGAACAGGCACCGTTGCTGACACTATTACGTTAA
- a CDS encoding glycoside hydrolase family 1 protein, which translates to MSCKFPQHFLWGGAVAANQVEGAYLEDGKGLSTSDLQPQGIFGGLTPRVAGDSGIKDVAIDFYHRYPEDIALFAEMGFKCLRTSIAWTRIFPQGDEEVPNEAGLAFYDRLFDEMAKYGIQPLITLSHYEMPYALTQKYGGWGNRQLIEFFERYARTVFERYKHKVKHWLTFNEINMSLHAPFTGVGLPEDSSKSEIYQAIHHQLVASAKAVKACHEIVPDGKIGNMLLGGILYPLSCKPEDLLETQRQNRDWMFFGDVQVRGAYPAYMKRFFRENDIQVTITEEDKQALRETVDFISFSYYMSGCVTTDEEKNQTARANILNMVPNPHLASSEWGWQIDPVGLRYLLNVLYDRYQKPLFIVENGLGAKDRIEADGSINDDYRIDYINDHLVQVAEAIDDGVEVMGYTSWGPIDLVSASKAEMAKRYGFIYVDRDDAGNGSLERRRKKSFYWYRDVIHSNGSSLKIK; encoded by the coding sequence ATGAGTTGCAAATTTCCACAGCATTTTCTATGGGGCGGCGCGGTCGCGGCAAATCAGGTAGAAGGCGCGTATCTGGAAGATGGCAAAGGCCTTTCGACGTCAGATCTGCAACCCCAAGGGATCTTTGGCGGGCTGACGCCGCGCGTTGCCGGGGACAGCGGTATCAAGGATGTGGCGATCGATTTCTACCACCGTTACCCTGAAGATATCGCGTTGTTTGCCGAGATGGGCTTCAAGTGCCTGCGTACCTCGATCGCCTGGACGCGTATCTTCCCGCAAGGGGACGAAGAAGTGCCGAATGAAGCCGGGCTGGCATTTTACGATCGGTTGTTCGATGAGATGGCCAAATACGGCATTCAGCCGTTGATCACCTTGTCGCATTACGAAATGCCCTATGCATTGACGCAAAAGTATGGCGGTTGGGGCAATCGCCAACTTATTGAGTTCTTCGAGCGTTACGCCCGCACGGTGTTCGAGCGTTACAAGCACAAGGTCAAACACTGGCTGACCTTCAATGAGATCAACATGTCGCTGCATGCGCCGTTCACCGGCGTGGGTCTGCCGGAAGACAGCAGCAAAAGCGAGATTTACCAGGCGATCCACCATCAGCTGGTAGCCAGCGCCAAGGCGGTAAAAGCCTGCCATGAGATCGTGCCGGACGGTAAGATCGGCAATATGTTGCTGGGCGGTATTCTTTATCCGCTGAGCTGCAAGCCGGAAGACCTGTTGGAAACCCAGCGCCAGAACCGCGACTGGATGTTCTTCGGTGATGTACAGGTGCGCGGTGCGTACCCGGCCTATATGAAGCGCTTCTTCCGTGAGAACGACATTCAGGTAACGATCACCGAGGAAGATAAGCAGGCGCTGCGCGAAACCGTCGATTTCATCTCGTTCAGTTACTATATGAGTGGCTGCGTGACCACCGACGAAGAAAAGAACCAGACCGCCCGGGCCAATATCCTCAACATGGTGCCTAACCCGCATCTGGCAAGCTCGGAATGGGGCTGGCAGATAGACCCGGTGGGGCTGCGCTATCTGCTCAACGTGCTGTATGACCGCTATCAGAAACCGCTGTTTATCGTCGAGAACGGCCTGGGGGCGAAAGACCGCATCGAGGCCGACGGCAGCATCAACGACGATTACCGCATTGACTATATCAACGACCATCTGGTGCAGGTTGCGGAAGCGATCGACGATGGGGTTGAGGTTATGGGTTATACCAGTTGGGGGCCGATCGATCTGGTCAGCGCTTCCAAAGCGGAGATGGCGAAGCGCTACGGCTTTATTTATGTCGATCGCGATGACGCAGGTAACGGCAGTCTGGAGCGCCGCCGCAAGAAGAGTTTCTACTGGTACCGCGATGTGATCCATAGCAACGGCAGCAGCTTGAAGATCAAGTAA
- a CDS encoding IS481 family transposase, whose amino-acid sequence MPWNERSAMSLRTEFVLFASQEGANIRALCRQFGIAPATAYKWLHRWQSDGRAGLNERSRVPHHSPSRTPDIVVQHLRAAHLAHPMWGARKLKRWLEMQGHTLPAASTVHNLMRRHDLLPGGPSPAPTVGRFEHDAPNQLWQMDFKGHFPFAEGRCHPLTLLDDHSRFSLCLAHCPDERRVTVQSQLVAVFERYGLPERMTMDNGAPWGDTTGSWTALELWLMRQGIRVGHSRPYHPQTQGKLERFHRSLKAELLQGRWFTHATQLQEVFDAWREIYNLERPHEALSMAVPASRYQPSSRQYNGNPAAAEYDEGVLVRKVDVSGKLSLKGMSLKVGKAFIGEYVGLKESEREGYYEVWWYSTKVGTIDLRNRSIIMGKGC is encoded by the coding sequence ATGCCGTGGAATGAGAGATCTGCCATGTCATTACGTACCGAGTTTGTGCTTTTCGCCTCGCAAGAAGGCGCTAATATCCGTGCGCTATGCCGTCAGTTCGGCATAGCGCCTGCTACCGCATACAAGTGGTTACATCGCTGGCAGTCTGATGGGCGGGCCGGTCTGAACGAACGTTCTCGAGTGCCACACCATTCCCCTTCCAGAACACCCGATATCGTTGTCCAACACCTCCGCGCTGCGCATCTGGCCCATCCGATGTGGGGGGCGCGCAAGCTCAAGCGGTGGCTTGAGATGCAGGGGCATACGTTACCTGCCGCCAGCACCGTGCATAACCTGATGCGCCGCCATGACCTGCTACCGGGTGGCCCATCACCAGCGCCCACTGTTGGACGCTTTGAACATGATGCACCGAACCAGCTCTGGCAGATGGACTTTAAAGGCCACTTCCCCTTCGCCGAAGGGCGTTGCCATCCGCTGACCCTGCTGGATGACCATTCACGCTTCTCGCTCTGTCTGGCGCACTGCCCAGACGAACGACGCGTCACCGTGCAGTCTCAGTTGGTAGCGGTGTTCGAACGTTATGGCTTGCCGGAGAGAATGACCATGGATAACGGTGCGCCCTGGGGCGACACGACGGGCAGTTGGACCGCACTGGAACTGTGGCTGATGCGTCAGGGTATCCGGGTGGGTCACTCGCGGCCTTATCATCCTCAGACTCAGGGTAAGCTGGAGCGCTTCCACCGCAGCCTGAAGGCAGAGCTCCTGCAGGGGCGGTGGTTTACCCATGCCACGCAGTTGCAGGAGGTGTTCGACGCCTGGCGAGAAATCTACAACCTAGAACGTCCACATGAAGCCCTGTCAATGGCGGTACCGGCGTCCCGTTATCAGCCTTCATCGCGACAGTACAATGGTAATCCAGCGGCAGCCGAGTATGACGAGGGGGTCTTGGTCAGGAAAGTGGATGTCAGTGGAAAACTGAGTCTGAAAGGGATGAGCCTGAAAGTGGGCAAGGCCTTTATCGGTGAATATGTCGGACTGAAGGAAAGTGAGAGGGAGGGGTACTACGAGGTATGGTGGTACAGCACGAAAGTGGGGACGATCGACCTGAGAAATAGGTCGATCATCATGGGTAAAGGATGTTAA
- a CDS encoding HD domain-containing protein, with the protein MTDTLAERARRYATKAHGAIDQRRKYTNDPYIVHPQAVMEIVSSVPHSEEMLAAAWLHDTVEDTPSTLADIESHFGPQVASLVAMLTNVSIGSAENRYQRKNRDRRHSANASPQAKTIKLADLIDNTRSLLQYDSHFAKTYLVEKQRLLEVLTEGDPQLWKQASYIIEQGLQALQLPPHNVPARWFDHARQRYQANEVA; encoded by the coding sequence ATGACTGACACATTGGCCGAACGCGCCCGCCGCTATGCCACCAAAGCGCATGGAGCGATCGATCAGCGCCGCAAATATACGAACGACCCGTATATTGTGCATCCACAGGCAGTAATGGAGATTGTCAGCAGCGTGCCGCACAGCGAAGAGATGCTGGCTGCGGCCTGGCTGCATGACACCGTGGAAGATACCCCCTCTACGCTGGCCGATATCGAAAGCCATTTTGGCCCACAGGTTGCCAGCCTGGTCGCTATGCTGACCAACGTCAGCATCGGCAGCGCGGAAAATCGCTATCAACGCAAGAACCGCGATCGTCGCCACAGCGCCAATGCCTCCCCACAGGCCAAAACCATCAAGCTGGCCGATTTGATCGACAACACCCGTTCCCTGCTGCAATACGATAGCCACTTCGCCAAAACCTACCTGGTGGAAAAACAGCGCCTGCTGGAAGTGCTGACCGAAGGCGATCCACAGCTGTGGAAGCAGGCTAGCTATATCATCGAACAAGGTTTACAGGCGCTGCAGCTGCCACCGCATAACGTCCCTGCCCGTTGGTTTGACCATGCCCGGCAGCGATATCAGGCAAACGAGGTGGCGTAA
- a CDS encoding organic hydroperoxide resistance protein — protein MSIEKVVYRAHAKATGGRDGRATSSDGVLDVKLGVPKEMGGAGGEVTNPEQLFAAGYSACFLGALKFVASKEKVKIPAEASIEGTVGIGEIPNGFGIEVQLDISLPGVERSVAEDLVKKAHVVCPYSNATRGNIDVTLNIK, from the coding sequence ATGTCTATTGAGAAAGTGGTTTATCGCGCCCATGCCAAGGCAACCGGTGGCCGAGACGGCCGTGCAACCTCATCCGACGGCGTGTTGGACGTGAAATTAGGCGTGCCGAAAGAGATGGGCGGAGCCGGTGGGGAGGTTACCAACCCTGAGCAACTGTTTGCCGCGGGCTATTCGGCCTGTTTCCTTGGGGCACTGAAGTTTGTCGCTTCGAAAGAAAAAGTGAAAATCCCTGCTGAAGCCTCCATCGAGGGCACCGTCGGTATCGGTGAGATCCCCAACGGTTTTGGCATTGAGGTTCAGCTGGATATCAGCCTGCCGGGCGTTGAGCGTAGCGTCGCGGAAGACTTGGTGAAGAAAGCCCATGTGGTCTGCCCCTATTCCAATGCCACGCGCGGCAATATCGATGTAACCCTTAATATTAAATAA
- the eptB gene encoding kdo(2)-lipid A phosphoethanolamine 7''-transferase translates to MNKVKSLSQQNLSLLLAIYIGIFLNLSVFYRRFDSFAHGIQGIKVVSALTEVIAIVLFTFFIMRLVSLGGRLFYRIVASLLVLISVAASYYMTFFNVVIGYGIIVSVMTTDIDLSKEVVGLNFVLWMIVVSALPLLCIWSNNLRDTLIEQMKTPGQRIKPLLIMLAVVALVWLPLRTLDKEQSAQEKITNIDLPSYGGVVAHSYLPSNWLSALGLFAYTRYDESSDAANMFDPSKNFTYVAPEGIDDTYVVFIIGETTRWDHMGILGYERDTTPKLSQEKNLVAFRGESCDTSTKLSLRCMFVREHGTSDNPQRTLKEQNIFAVLKELGFSSELFAMQSEVWFYNNTDVDNYSFREMIASEKRNDGKSVDDMLLVDEMKESLARHPDGKHLVILHTKGSHYLYSQRYPRSFARYQPECMGVDEFCSKERLINAYDNSVLYTDTFIDSVIDQVRDKKAIVFYAADHGESIGENSHLHGTPREMAPPEQFRVPMIVWASDKYLEDPQHKSAFEQLQTQQRVGQPHRHVELFDSILGCLGYTSPDGGIVESNNWCHLPQSKADAKAL, encoded by the coding sequence ATGAACAAAGTTAAATCGCTATCACAGCAGAATTTATCGTTATTGTTAGCGATCTATATCGGCATCTTTTTAAACCTTTCCGTTTTCTATCGTCGTTTTGATTCCTTTGCGCACGGCATTCAGGGGATCAAGGTGGTTTCTGCGCTGACGGAAGTCATCGCCATTGTCCTGTTCACCTTCTTTATCATGCGGTTGGTATCCCTGGGAGGACGGCTGTTTTACCGCATCGTCGCCTCTTTGCTGGTATTGATCTCCGTCGCTGCCAGTTACTACATGACGTTCTTCAACGTGGTGATTGGCTATGGGATTATCGTTTCGGTGATGACCACCGATATCGATCTCTCCAAAGAGGTGGTCGGGCTGAATTTTGTGCTGTGGATGATTGTAGTCAGCGCTTTACCGCTGCTGTGCATCTGGAGCAATAACCTGCGCGACACCCTGATCGAACAAATGAAAACGCCAGGGCAGCGGATTAAGCCACTGCTGATCATGTTGGCGGTGGTTGCGCTGGTGTGGCTGCCGTTGCGTACCCTGGATAAAGAGCAAAGCGCCCAGGAAAAGATCACCAATATCGATCTGCCGAGCTATGGTGGGGTGGTTGCGCACTCTTATCTGCCTTCCAACTGGCTTTCGGCGCTGGGGCTGTTTGCCTACACCCGTTATGATGAAAGCTCGGACGCAGCCAACATGTTCGATCCCAGCAAGAACTTTACCTATGTTGCCCCAGAGGGCATCGATGACACCTACGTGGTGTTTATCATCGGTGAAACCACCCGCTGGGATCATATGGGCATTCTGGGCTATGAGCGTGATACCACGCCTAAGCTGTCGCAGGAGAAAAACCTGGTGGCGTTCCGGGGTGAATCTTGTGATACCTCCACCAAGCTTTCGTTACGCTGTATGTTTGTGCGTGAGCATGGCACCTCGGATAACCCGCAGCGAACCCTGAAAGAGCAGAATATCTTTGCCGTTCTGAAAGAGCTGGGCTTCAGTTCCGAGCTGTTCGCGATGCAGAGCGAGGTGTGGTTCTACAATAATACCGATGTGGATAACTACTCATTCCGTGAAATGATCGCCTCAGAGAAGCGTAACGACGGTAAATCGGTGGACGATATGCTGTTAGTGGATGAGATGAAAGAGTCGCTGGCTCGCCATCCCGACGGCAAGCATCTGGTGATCCTGCATACCAAAGGGTCGCATTACCTCTATTCACAGCGCTACCCGCGCAGCTTTGCTCGTTATCAGCCGGAATGCATGGGCGTGGATGAGTTCTGCTCCAAAGAGCGCTTGATTAACGCCTATGACAACTCGGTGCTGTACACCGATACCTTTATCGACAGCGTGATCGACCAGGTGCGCGATAAGAAGGCTATCGTGTTTTACGCGGCCGACCATGGCGAATCCATTGGTGAAAACTCGCATCTGCATGGTACGCCGCGTGAAATGGCCCCGCCGGAGCAGTTCCGTGTGCCGATGATCGTCTGGGCTTCCGATAAATACCTCGAAGACCCGCAGCATAAGAGTGCGTTTGAGCAGTTACAGACCCAACAGCGGGTTGGCCAGCCGCACCGTCACGTAGAGCTGTTTGACTCTATCCTCGGCTGCCTGGGTTATACCTCGCCGGATGGCGGTATTGTTGAGAGCAATAACTGGTGTCACCTTCCGCAGAGTAAAGCGGACGCCAAGGCGCTGTAA
- a CDS encoding IS3 family transposase (programmed frameshift): MMKYSLQFKLDAVRHYLAGLGSQKQTAKTFSIAHVQLRRWIAAYQHHGEQGLRVGRKPHYTPDFRLSVVEFALSNPLSSATVAAKFDIPCYLTVERWIKLYRENGAEALNLNKRSRQMRQHPKTPHADKSPDELTPEEMREEIEFLRAQNAYIKKLRALMQQKEAPDSSKRAKIISALRSEHRLDALLWAGKLPRSTYYYCCKSHQAPDKYGETKQQIMAVFNEHKGRYGYRRVTSVLRKMGAVLNHKTVQKLMVELQLKSPVRRKKYRSYKGHVGKVAPNTLQRDFTALEPNQKWVTDITEFRVADKKLYLSSVLDLFNGEIIAYEMSRKPVFSLVKTMLDKALSTLKTEEKPLLHSDQGWHYQMAAYQHQLQENGIEQSMSRKGNCLDNAVMENFFGHLKAELYYLQRFESVEQLSEEIDMYIDYYNNRRIKQKLKGLSPVEYRTQALMVA; this comes from the exons CTGATGAAGTATTCACTTCAGTTCAAACTTGACGCGGTCCGGCACTATCTTGCCGGACTCGGCAGTCAAAAACAGACCGCCAAGACGTTCTCTATTGCCCATGTTCAACTTCGCAGATGGATTGCCGCTTATCAGCATCATGGGGAACAAGGGCTGCGGGTAGGACGCAAGCCACATTACACGCCTGACTTCAGGCTCTCTGTCGTTGAATTCGCGCTTTCAAATCCACTCTCTTCAGCGACGGTCGCCGCCAAATTCGATATTCCCTGTTACCTTACTGTGGAGCGTTGGATTAAACTCTATCGGGAGAATGGGGCTGAAGCCCTCAACCTGAATAAGCGAAGTCGCCAAATGCGTCAGCACCCCAAAACCCCCCATGCCGATAAATCGCCTGATGAGTTGACACCCGAAGAGATGCGGGAGGAAATCGAGTTTTTACGTGCACAGAATGCTTACATAAAAAAGTTGAGAGCCTTGATGCAACAGAAAGAAGCCC CAGACTCGTCGAAAAGGGCAAAAATAATCAGTGCATTGAGGTCAGAACACCGTTTGGATGCTTTGCTGTGGGCCGGAAAACTGCCGCGCAGTACGTATTACTATTGTTGTAAAAGCCATCAAGCACCGGATAAGTATGGTGAAACCAAGCAGCAAATAATGGCTGTTTTTAACGAGCATAAAGGCCGTTACGGCTATCGCCGGGTGACCAGTGTTCTTCGAAAGATGGGGGCTGTCCTAAATCATAAAACCGTGCAAAAACTGATGGTTGAGCTGCAATTGAAATCGCCCGTTCGCCGTAAAAAGTACCGTTCGTACAAGGGACATGTCGGTAAAGTGGCCCCGAATACCTTGCAGCGCGATTTTACCGCTCTGGAGCCTAACCAAAAGTGGGTGACCGATATCACGGAGTTCCGGGTGGCGGATAAAAAGCTGTATTTATCGTCGGTACTCGACTTGTTTAACGGTGAAATCATCGCCTATGAGATGTCCCGTAAACCGGTGTTCAGCCTGGTAAAAACGATGCTGGATAAGGCGCTGAGTACGCTAAAAACGGAAGAAAAGCCGTTGCTGCACAGTGACCAAGGTTGGCACTATCAGATGGCGGCTTATCAGCATCAGTTGCAGGAAAATGGGATAGAACAGAGCATGTCTCGCAAGGGTAACTGCCTGGATAATGCGGTAATGGAAAACTTCTTTGGCCATCTGAAAGCTGAACTGTATTATTTACAACGCTTTGAGAGTGTGGAACAGCTGTCTGAAGAGATAGACATGTACATAGATTACTACAATAACCGACGTATCAAGCAGAAGCTCAAAGGCCTGAGCCCTGTGGAGTACAGAACGCAGGCCTTGATGGTTGCTTAA
- a CDS encoding glycosyl transferase family 1: MNTVTIRVASLEEAQRSMEAALEGDKQYQGSYITFLDWDSLWKTLSPKKMHILHCMTGAGELSIREVARRVERDVKAVHTDLQALLACGIVDKGTAGVIFPYDQIHFDFVIGKAA, translated from the coding sequence TTGAATACAGTCACCATCCGAGTCGCTTCTCTTGAGGAAGCGCAACGCTCTATGGAAGCCGCCTTGGAAGGCGATAAACAGTACCAGGGGAGTTACATTACTTTTCTGGATTGGGATTCGTTATGGAAGACACTCTCGCCCAAAAAAATGCATATCTTGCACTGCATGACCGGGGCCGGAGAACTCTCAATCAGAGAGGTCGCTCGTCGCGTTGAGCGGGATGTTAAAGCTGTGCATACGGATCTTCAGGCGTTGTTGGCTTGCGGCATCGTTGATAAGGGTACAGCCGGGGTGATATTCCCCTACGACCAAATCCATTTCGATTTTGTCATTGGCAAGGCAGCCTAA
- a CDS encoding winged helix-turn-helix domain-containing protein — protein MLYIINGVILYSPKLKELSLVQEEQNSLVLSNQASRLLMELIKNAGNDLTRDYLLKHTWEDFGLTPSNNNLYSAVSELRKAISSLGITEKFIITIPKVGFKFNCSIDFLPTVTNATKKESEEIKKTSFKDNKLVNLFFAFCMTAFVILYYSIVELKEIEIKKSTPSLVEVFEKCHIYSLDNPLLHIRDKILHNILERANFKEECKTKGYNIYYSDLKSIDDYVFIGACLRSPNNKNTKCFNIRYD, from the coding sequence ATGCTTTACATCATCAATGGGGTGATTCTATATTCACCAAAATTAAAAGAGCTATCACTGGTTCAAGAGGAGCAAAACTCATTGGTTTTGTCTAATCAAGCCTCACGGTTATTAATGGAACTGATAAAAAACGCAGGTAATGACTTAACCCGTGATTACTTGCTGAAACATACTTGGGAGGATTTTGGACTCACACCATCAAACAACAACCTTTATAGCGCGGTGAGTGAGTTAAGGAAAGCCATATCCAGCCTTGGCATCACAGAGAAATTTATCATCACCATCCCAAAGGTAGGGTTCAAATTTAATTGCAGTATTGATTTTTTACCCACAGTAACAAATGCAACAAAAAAGGAAAGCGAGGAAATAAAAAAGACATCATTCAAAGACAATAAATTGGTCAATTTGTTTTTTGCATTCTGCATGACTGCATTTGTAATTCTTTATTATTCAATTGTAGAGTTGAAGGAGATAGAAATTAAAAAATCCACGCCTTCTTTAGTGGAGGTTTTTGAGAAATGCCATATTTACTCATTGGATAATCCATTACTACATATTAGAGATAAGATATTGCATAATATCCTTGAGCGAGCAAACTTCAAGGAAGAGTGTAAAACGAAGGGCTACAATATATATTATAGCGATTTAAAATCAATAGATGATTATGTTTTTATTGGCGCATGTCTTAGATCCCCGAATAACAAAAATACAAAATGCTTCAACATCAGGTATGATTAA
- a CDS encoding fimbrial protein: protein MKLNKIMMAAVIALGVSSVAHAAVKDQGHGKVTFTGSIIDAPCSITPDSIDQTIELGQISKVALKDGGKSTPRNFSIDLENCEVGKDNNNKVTVTFTGMESMATNGLLGITGTAKGASVAITDGTGKVIELGKATKAQLLQNGNNTLSFAAYMQGDGASAAVTEGEFQTVADFTLAYQ, encoded by the coding sequence ATGAAACTGAACAAAATCATGATGGCAGCGGTAATCGCTTTGGGCGTATCTTCCGTGGCACACGCCGCGGTGAAAGACCAGGGACACGGTAAAGTGACCTTTACCGGTTCTATCATTGATGCACCTTGTTCTATCACGCCTGATAGCATCGATCAGACGATTGAACTGGGCCAAATTTCTAAAGTAGCGCTGAAAGATGGCGGTAAATCTACCCCACGTAATTTTTCCATCGATTTGGAAAACTGCGAAGTGGGTAAGGATAACAATAATAAAGTTACCGTGACCTTCACCGGTATGGAATCTATGGCTACCAATGGCCTGCTGGGGATTACCGGTACGGCAAAAGGCGCCAGCGTCGCGATCACCGATGGTACCGGTAAAGTGATTGAACTGGGTAAGGCAACCAAGGCGCAACTGCTACAAAATGGTAATAACACCCTGAGCTTTGCCGCTTATATGCAGGGTGATGGTGCCTCTGCCGCCGTGACCGAAGGTGAATTCCAGACGGTTGCCGATTTCACGCTGGCCTACCAGTAA
- a CDS encoding fimbrial protein, producing MQGIKNITVVFSFIFLITPFTSQSVNIAQGWGRVNMQGAIIDTACAIAVESRDQTIDLGIVPVADIIRDGHGRSKPFTIELVNCDLERNGNKFPSWKNFQVIFDGDAEGALFGVQGDVSGVALQINESGGHVAIPGSPLSLSNITPGAMQLNYTMKLVANNHALKAGSYFSSVRFKLDYF from the coding sequence ATGCAGGGCATAAAAAATATCACGGTAGTGTTTTCTTTCATATTTCTCATTACTCCCTTTACTTCTCAGTCGGTAAATATTGCGCAGGGGTGGGGACGGGTCAATATGCAAGGAGCCATTATTGATACTGCCTGTGCGATTGCCGTAGAGAGTCGCGATCAGACTATTGATCTGGGGATTGTGCCTGTTGCAGATATTATTCGTGACGGCCATGGTCGCAGTAAACCCTTCACCATTGAACTGGTGAATTGTGATTTAGAACGTAATGGTAATAAATTCCCTAGCTGGAAGAATTTTCAGGTGATTTTTGATGGTGATGCCGAAGGGGCATTATTTGGTGTGCAAGGGGACGTATCAGGCGTAGCGCTACAAATTAATGAGTCTGGCGGCCACGTAGCCATCCCTGGAAGTCCTTTGTCATTAAGTAATATAACGCCTGGCGCTATGCAGCTTAACTACACCATGAAACTGGTGGCGAATAACCATGCATTGAAAGCAGGGAGTTATTTTTCATCTGTCCGTTTTAAATTGGATTACTTCTAA